A section of the Mesobacillus jeotgali genome encodes:
- a CDS encoding class I SAM-dependent methyltransferase: MIESLAKQFEKPRGILGKLAGTIMYFENRKINQWSIKKLHVQKNDRILEIGYGPGYGIKTLMSNYKSILVDGIDLSDKMMNEAARRNKNWIETGKVQLTTGNVAEFHPDHCYNKIISVNNYPLWDKPLMSLEGLYKLLENDGRIVLTVQPREEGADDDTAKQLGIQMKEDLLRAGFRNPEVSFLKVRPVLTVCVTAEKK, translated from the coding sequence ATGATAGAATCGTTGGCGAAGCAGTTCGAGAAGCCCAGAGGGATTCTTGGAAAACTAGCAGGTACGATCATGTATTTTGAAAACCGAAAAATCAATCAGTGGAGCATTAAAAAACTTCATGTTCAAAAAAACGACCGAATACTTGAGATTGGTTACGGACCGGGATACGGCATCAAAACTTTGATGTCCAATTATAAGTCTATTTTAGTGGATGGAATAGACTTATCCGATAAGATGATGAATGAAGCAGCCAGGAGGAACAAGAATTGGATTGAAACAGGAAAAGTGCAGCTGACTACCGGTAATGTTGCTGAGTTCCACCCCGATCATTGCTATAACAAAATAATATCGGTTAATAACTACCCCTTGTGGGACAAACCATTGATGTCATTGGAAGGTTTATATAAATTACTCGAAAATGACGGAAGGATAGTCCTTACAGTCCAGCCGAGAGAAGAAGGAGCTGACGACGATACGGCGAAACAGCTAGGTATACAAATGAAAGAGGATTTACTTAGAGCTGGTTTTAGAAATCCTGAAGTTTCATTCCTGAAGGTGAGACCGGTACTGACAGTATGCGTAACCGCCGAAAAAAAGTAA
- the trpC gene encoding indole-3-glycerol phosphate synthase TrpC — MTTILDSIIERKRIEVEEMKKAGVNKLGGGLNPRSLIKTLKEANNVAIISEFKRASPSKGDINLSLDPVQQAKLYARSGASAISVLTDEKGFKGSFNDLKKVREAVDIPILCKDFIVDEIQIDMAHSAGADVILLIASALQQDKLAELYEYASQKGLECLIEIHDEMDLEKALKINASLIGINNRDLKSFEVNIENTEKLGPLVKKSGALMISESGMKTRADIERAAAAGANGVLIGETFMTSFDMMGTFADFTVPMVRDDHES, encoded by the coding sequence ATGACGACAATACTTGATTCCATTATTGAAAGAAAAAGAATAGAAGTAGAAGAGATGAAGAAAGCGGGAGTGAATAAACTTGGAGGGGGATTGAACCCTCGTTCATTAATCAAGACACTAAAAGAGGCAAATAATGTGGCCATCATTTCTGAATTCAAGCGAGCTTCACCTTCAAAAGGAGACATTAATCTCTCCCTCGACCCTGTTCAGCAAGCGAAGCTTTACGCCAGGTCAGGGGCATCGGCTATATCTGTTTTAACGGATGAAAAAGGTTTTAAGGGTTCCTTCAATGATTTGAAAAAAGTCAGAGAAGCAGTTGACATTCCGATTCTCTGCAAGGATTTTATCGTCGATGAAATACAAATTGACATGGCTCATTCGGCCGGCGCAGATGTTATTTTGCTGATTGCCTCAGCATTGCAGCAGGACAAATTAGCAGAGCTTTACGAATATGCTTCTCAAAAAGGGCTGGAGTGTTTAATAGAAATTCATGATGAAATGGATTTAGAAAAAGCTCTGAAAATAAATGCTTCGTTAATTGGCATCAATAATCGGGATTTAAAATCTTTCGAGGTCAATATCGAAAACACTGAAAAGCTTGGCCCGCTTGTCAAGAAATCAGGCGCATTAATGATCAGTGAAAGTGGAATGAAAACCAGGGCTGATATAGAGCGTGCAGCAGCAGCTGGAGCAAATGGGGTGCTCATTGGGGAAACATTCATGACCTCCTTTGATATGATGGGAACATTTGCAGATTTCACTGTTCCTATGGTGAGGGATGATCATGAAAGTTAA
- the mnmH gene encoding tRNA 2-selenouridine(34) synthase MnmH, with protein MKDISVQELISSKKYIPVDVRAPIEHRDSAIPGSVNIPLFTDEERQEIGILYKQSGEEAAKWRAMEVVSPKLPGLLGEIKEMKKTGSEPVIHCWRGGMRSKSVASFLEFAGVPSYRLEGGYRAYREYILEKIPKLLPQRAVVLHGMTGTGKTDLLKALQEKGYPVVDLEQMANHRGSIFGMIGKGEAHNQKTFDALLFDRLKEIEGSSYFIIEAESKRIGRAAQPEEILEKKADGIHFLVNSSVSKRVQRIYDEYVSPFKEESWFEEEVHEKVTKLLKRLPQDAAASLQVALKEKNYHLLIEILLVHYYDPRYGHALLEYTGPFIEIDADDSDVLVQLEKEIRNKFLDSTVV; from the coding sequence ATGAAAGACATATCTGTACAAGAATTAATCAGTTCAAAAAAATATATACCTGTGGATGTCAGAGCGCCGATAGAGCATCGCGATTCTGCGATACCGGGATCAGTAAATATCCCGCTGTTTACAGATGAGGAAAGACAGGAAATCGGCATATTATACAAACAATCAGGAGAGGAGGCGGCTAAGTGGCGAGCAATGGAAGTCGTTTCTCCCAAGCTGCCAGGTCTTCTGGGTGAAATTAAAGAAATGAAGAAGACCGGTTCTGAACCTGTTATACATTGCTGGAGAGGTGGAATGAGAAGCAAATCTGTTGCATCATTCCTCGAGTTTGCGGGTGTACCTTCTTATAGACTTGAAGGCGGTTACCGCGCATACAGGGAATATATTCTCGAAAAAATTCCCAAGTTGCTGCCTCAGCGAGCTGTTGTATTGCATGGAATGACCGGGACAGGAAAGACAGATCTTTTAAAAGCTCTTCAGGAAAAAGGCTACCCAGTAGTCGATCTTGAACAAATGGCAAATCATAGAGGATCGATTTTTGGAATGATTGGCAAGGGAGAAGCCCATAATCAAAAAACCTTTGATGCTCTGCTATTTGACCGGCTGAAGGAAATTGAAGGCTCTTCATATTTTATCATTGAGGCTGAAAGCAAAAGGATTGGAAGGGCGGCGCAGCCTGAAGAGATTCTTGAGAAAAAGGCGGACGGTATACATTTTCTTGTGAATAGTTCAGTTTCAAAAAGGGTTCAACGAATATACGATGAGTATGTATCTCCTTTTAAAGAAGAGAGCTGGTTTGAAGAAGAGGTACATGAAAAGGTTACAAAGCTTCTTAAAAGGCTGCCGCAGGACGCAGCAGCTTCACTTCAAGTCGCTTTGAAAGAAAAGAATTATCATTTATTGATTGAGATATTGTTAGTTCATTATTATGACCCCCGTTATGGACATGCCCTTTTAGAATATACTGGCCCTTTTATTGAGATTGATGCCGATGATTCTGATGTATTGGTTCAGCTGGAAAAAGAAATTAGAAATAAATTCCTTGACTCAACAGTGGTTTAA
- the trpD gene encoding anthranilate phosphoribosyltransferase: MKFYLEKLVEGKSLLETEMEEAVQEIFTMDTTDAEIASFLTGLKSKGETAEEVSGLVKAIRKHALNFTKNIPNVLDNCGTGGDGSKSFNISTTSAFVIAGAGITVAKHGNRSVSSKTGSADVLEALGVSLDFSPEATEEILEQNGIAFLFAPHVHPKLKQIMKVRRDLKIPTIFNLIGPLTNPVQLDYQLLGIYRRDMLEKFAHVLANLNRKRAIVINGAGGMDEASLAGQNEMVIVSHGEIKTIKLNPEEVNLPIYENSSIRGGDAQDNAAILLQVLKGKKGAHRDTVLLNAGIGIYTAGKAESIREGVSLAAESIDSGKAQDKLENLIKISNRNQKAVG; this comes from the coding sequence ATGAAATTTTATCTTGAAAAATTGGTTGAAGGAAAATCATTGCTAGAAACTGAAATGGAAGAAGCTGTCCAGGAAATTTTCACCATGGACACAACTGACGCTGAAATCGCATCATTTTTGACAGGACTCAAGTCAAAAGGAGAAACAGCAGAGGAAGTATCTGGCCTGGTAAAAGCAATCAGAAAGCATGCACTTAATTTTACAAAAAATATACCGAATGTTCTTGATAATTGCGGCACTGGTGGAGATGGATCAAAAAGTTTTAACATCAGCACAACTTCGGCATTTGTTATAGCCGGAGCCGGAATTACAGTAGCTAAGCACGGAAACAGGAGTGTATCGAGTAAGACTGGAAGTGCAGATGTTTTGGAGGCACTTGGAGTGAGCCTTGATTTCTCTCCAGAAGCCACAGAAGAAATCCTTGAACAGAACGGGATTGCGTTTCTTTTTGCACCTCATGTACATCCAAAGCTCAAACAAATTATGAAGGTAAGAAGGGACCTGAAAATTCCAACAATCTTTAATTTAATTGGTCCCCTGACAAATCCAGTACAGCTGGACTATCAGCTGCTTGGCATTTACCGAAGGGATATGCTTGAAAAATTTGCCCATGTGCTGGCAAACCTGAACAGGAAGCGGGCAATTGTCATTAATGGTGCAGGGGGAATGGACGAAGCATCCCTTGCAGGACAAAACGAAATGGTCATTGTTTCTCATGGAGAAATCAAGACCATCAAACTTAATCCGGAAGAAGTGAACTTGCCAATATACGAAAACAGCAGCATCCGAGGTGGGGATGCCCAAGATAACGCAGCAATATTGCTTCAGGTACTTAAAGGGAAAAAAGGTGCTCACCGGGATACAGTGCTGCTTAATGCCGGTATTGGTATTTACACGGCAGGCAAAGCTGAATCCATTCGGGAGGGAGTATCTCTGGCAGCAGAAAGCATCGATTCAGGCAAGGCACAGGATAAACTGGAGAACCTGATTAAAATCAGCAATCGAAACCAAAAGGCGGTAGGCTAA
- a CDS encoding phosphoribosylanthranilate isomerase gives MKVKICGIKTIEAAKHAFKCGADALGFVFADSKRKIKVLEAKEIIEALPEDIWKVGVFVNEDPAKIKEIAETAGLTHIQLHGEELLADFRSIGLPLIKSVSVKSQEDLKEIEGLNADYMLLDSPPGKYRGGNGSSFDWDLARFLDQSNKNKILAGGLNPENVKLAISKVNPFMVDVSSGVETNGEKDFIKIKHFIKNAKTAGEEI, from the coding sequence ATGAAAGTTAAGATTTGCGGAATTAAAACCATTGAAGCAGCAAAGCACGCATTTAAATGCGGGGCGGATGCGCTTGGTTTCGTATTTGCGGACAGCAAAAGAAAAATAAAAGTTTTAGAAGCAAAAGAAATAATCGAAGCCTTGCCTGAAGACATCTGGAAGGTGGGAGTATTTGTAAATGAGGATCCTGCCAAAATCAAGGAAATCGCCGAGACTGCAGGACTGACTCATATCCAGCTTCACGGTGAAGAACTTCTCGCAGATTTTCGATCAATCGGTCTGCCTTTAATAAAATCTGTTTCCGTTAAGTCACAGGAAGATCTTAAAGAAATTGAGGGTTTAAATGCTGACTATATGCTCCTTGATAGTCCCCCAGGAAAATATCGAGGAGGAAATGGATCAAGTTTTGATTGGGATTTAGCAAGGTTTCTTGACCAGTCAAATAAAAATAAGATATTGGCAGGAGGGCTCAATCCTGAAAACGTCAAACTGGCGATTTCCAAGGTCAACCCGTTTATGGTGGATGTGAGCAGCGGGGTAGAAACAAATGGAGAAAAGGATTTCATAAAAATAAAACATTTTATAAAAAATGCAAAGACTGCAGGGGAGGAAATTTAG
- the trpB gene encoding tryptophan synthase subunit beta yields the protein MTTSTYNLPDEKGHFGNYGGRFVPETLMQAVLELEKEYNRALADEEFHVELQKLMKDYVGRETPLYLAENLTEHAGGAKIYLKREDLNHTGAHKINNTVGQALLAVRMGKRKIVAETGAGQHGVATATVCALLNLECVIFMGKEDIRRQQLNVFRMELLGAKVVSVDAGSGTLKDAVNEALRYWVTNVRDTHYILGSVMGPHPFPKMVRDFQSVIGKETKSQFFDKEGKLPDALVACIGGGSNSIGLFYPFIEDESVSIYGVEAAGLGLTTEKHAASLSKGKPGVLHGAMMYLLQDEDGQIQEAHSISAGLDYPGIGPEHSHLHDINRVKYESVTDDEALEAFQLLSKLEGIIPALESAHAIAYAVKLAAGMSKEESIVVCLSGRGDKDVQTIKDRMGGLE from the coding sequence ATGACTACAAGTACTTATAATTTACCGGATGAAAAGGGGCATTTCGGAAATTACGGGGGAAGGTTTGTTCCCGAGACACTTATGCAAGCTGTCCTGGAATTAGAGAAAGAGTACAACAGAGCATTGGCAGATGAGGAATTCCATGTTGAGCTGCAAAAGCTTATGAAGGATTATGTTGGGAGAGAAACTCCATTATACCTGGCGGAAAATCTTACCGAGCATGCTGGCGGAGCTAAGATATACCTTAAGCGAGAGGACCTTAATCATACGGGAGCCCATAAAATTAATAATACTGTCGGCCAAGCATTGCTGGCTGTGAGGATGGGAAAAAGGAAGATTGTAGCAGAAACGGGGGCTGGGCAGCATGGAGTTGCCACCGCAACAGTCTGTGCCTTGCTGAATCTTGAATGTGTGATCTTTATGGGTAAAGAGGATATCAGGCGCCAACAGCTAAATGTATTCAGAATGGAGCTTCTTGGCGCAAAAGTTGTCAGTGTCGATGCTGGCAGCGGAACGCTGAAAGACGCGGTCAATGAAGCACTCAGATACTGGGTGACGAATGTGAGGGATACCCATTATATTCTAGGATCCGTAATGGGACCTCACCCGTTCCCGAAAATGGTACGGGATTTTCAAAGTGTGATTGGCAAGGAAACGAAAAGCCAATTTTTTGATAAAGAAGGGAAGCTTCCTGATGCCCTAGTTGCCTGTATTGGAGGAGGCAGCAACTCAATTGGTTTATTTTATCCATTCATTGAAGATGAGAGTGTTTCGATTTATGGTGTTGAAGCAGCTGGCTTGGGTCTGACCACCGAAAAACATGCTGCGTCGCTGTCAAAAGGGAAGCCGGGGGTTCTGCATGGTGCAATGATGTATCTGCTACAGGATGAAGATGGCCAAATCCAGGAAGCCCACTCAATTTCAGCGGGACTTGACTACCCGGGAATAGGCCCGGAGCATAGCCACCTGCACGATATCAACAGAGTCAAATATGAATCAGTTACTGATGATGAAGCTCTGGAAGCATTCCAGCTACTGTCAAAGCTAGAAGGAATTATTCCAGCTTTGGAGAGCGCCCATGCCATAGCCTACGCAGTCAAACTTGCAGCAGGAATGAGTAAGGAAGAGAGTATCGTTGTCTGCTTATCTGGCCGTGGCGACAAAGACGTACAGACAATCAAAGATCGCATGGGAGGACTAGAATGA
- the sucA gene encoding 2-oxoglutarate dehydrogenase E1 component, which produces MEWPGFHGANQGYVEELYELFLQNPEAVDPDIREYFVLHSDKRKSIDQPGTDQKLQAAHTSGNPGKIAAALRYADYIRSNGHLSANIYPLQFGRPDERIESLEKWGLTYDDLNSIPVDLICPSAPSSVENGKEAFEYLKKVYSNTIAYEFEHVNQENEKEWLRNKVESGELIPKVEAERKIGLYERLAEVENFEKYLHRTFVGQKRFSIEGLDAMVPLMDEVIAGAVNHGVETINIGMAHRGRLSVLAHVLGKPYEMIFAEFQHAPNKELVPSEGSIGINFGWTGDVKYHLGIDRKIKSESTANARLTLANNPSHLEFAGAVVEGFTRAAQDERNQPGYAKYDPVKAMAILIHGDAAFPGQGIVAETLNLSRLQGYKTGGTIHIIANNTIGFTTESMDSRSTRYASDLAKGYEIPIIHVNADDPEACLMAARLAFEYRKAFGKDFLIDLIGYRRFGHNEMDEPMTTNPEMYKLVHNHPTVKAIYGEKLVSQGVFTDEKRTEIEEKINSKLISANEKVPKAEKEVQREPDIPDVVEMGIPRIDTGVPADILRKINHDLLNWPEGFNVFNKLAKILQRRQEAFSENGKIDWGLAETLAFASIIQEGTPVRLTGQDSERGTFAQRNLVLHDSNTGEQFSPLHTLPDARASFSIHNSPLSEAAVVGFEYGYNVFAPETLVLWEAQYGDFANAAQVLFDQFLAAGRAKWGQKSGLVMLLPHGYEGQGPEHSSGRVERFLTLAAENNWTVANLSSAAQYFHILRRQAKILKQESVRPLVLMTPKSLLRNPLVAADPSQLSEGSFEPIIEQPGLGANPEQVERIVLCTGKVSIDIAEQLSGAENDWLHILRIEEIYPFPLEALRELFGRYPNLKEIVWVQEEPKNMGAWTFVEPRINEAAPNGLEVAYIGRRRRSSPAEGDPNTHKLEQARIIRDALTKTNRGGNDHGRN; this is translated from the coding sequence ATGGAATGGCCGGGATTTCACGGAGCTAACCAGGGGTACGTAGAAGAATTATATGAATTGTTTTTGCAGAACCCAGAAGCAGTAGACCCGGATATCAGGGAATACTTTGTGCTGCACTCTGATAAAAGAAAGTCAATTGATCAACCTGGAACTGATCAGAAGCTGCAAGCAGCACATACTTCAGGTAATCCTGGCAAAATCGCGGCAGCGTTAAGATATGCAGATTATATACGTTCGAATGGGCATTTATCTGCAAATATATATCCATTACAATTCGGAAGGCCAGATGAGCGAATTGAGAGCTTGGAAAAGTGGGGACTGACTTATGATGACCTAAACAGCATCCCTGTGGATTTAATATGCCCAAGCGCTCCTTCTTCTGTAGAAAATGGTAAAGAAGCTTTTGAGTATCTGAAAAAGGTATATTCTAATACGATTGCCTACGAATTTGAGCATGTGAATCAAGAGAATGAAAAAGAATGGCTAAGAAATAAAGTAGAATCAGGAGAATTGATTCCTAAAGTAGAAGCAGAGCGGAAGATAGGCTTATATGAGCGGCTTGCAGAAGTGGAAAACTTTGAGAAATACCTGCATAGGACATTCGTTGGGCAGAAGCGTTTCTCGATTGAAGGTCTCGATGCAATGGTGCCACTGATGGACGAAGTTATAGCCGGAGCTGTCAATCATGGAGTCGAAACAATTAATATCGGAATGGCGCACAGGGGAAGGCTCAGTGTACTTGCCCATGTTCTGGGCAAGCCTTATGAAATGATTTTTGCGGAGTTCCAGCATGCACCAAATAAGGAATTAGTTCCTTCAGAGGGTTCAATCGGAATTAATTTTGGCTGGACAGGGGATGTAAAGTACCACCTTGGAATTGACCGTAAAATCAAATCGGAAAGTACCGCCAATGCAAGATTGACTTTAGCCAATAATCCAAGTCACCTTGAGTTCGCCGGCGCAGTGGTAGAGGGCTTTACACGAGCTGCGCAAGATGAACGCAATCAACCTGGATATGCAAAATATGATCCTGTAAAAGCCATGGCAATCCTGATCCATGGAGATGCGGCATTTCCTGGGCAGGGTATTGTAGCGGAAACTTTGAATTTAAGCCGCTTACAGGGCTATAAGACAGGCGGTACCATTCATATTATTGCTAACAATACTATCGGGTTCACAACCGAATCTATGGATTCAAGATCTACACGGTATGCCAGTGACCTTGCAAAAGGGTATGAAATACCAATCATCCATGTCAATGCTGACGATCCCGAGGCATGTTTGATGGCAGCAAGGCTGGCATTCGAATACAGGAAGGCATTTGGCAAGGACTTCTTGATTGACCTGATTGGTTACCGTCGATTCGGTCACAATGAAATGGATGAACCGATGACGACAAATCCGGAAATGTATAAGCTTGTGCACAATCATCCGACAGTCAAAGCTATCTATGGCGAAAAGCTTGTATCACAGGGTGTTTTTACAGACGAAAAACGAACTGAAATAGAAGAGAAAATTAACTCGAAATTAATATCTGCCAATGAAAAAGTTCCTAAGGCAGAAAAAGAGGTTCAAAGAGAGCCGGATATTCCGGATGTAGTAGAAATGGGGATTCCAAGAATCGATACAGGTGTCCCAGCCGATATTCTCAGGAAAATTAATCATGACCTCCTAAATTGGCCGGAAGGGTTCAATGTCTTTAATAAACTGGCGAAAATTCTTCAAAGAAGGCAGGAAGCTTTCTCTGAAAATGGAAAAATCGATTGGGGCCTTGCAGAAACCCTTGCTTTCGCATCCATTATACAGGAAGGGACACCAGTAAGATTGACAGGACAAGACTCGGAACGCGGAACTTTTGCCCAAAGGAATCTTGTCCTTCACGACAGCAATACCGGGGAACAATTTTCACCGCTCCATACACTGCCAGATGCCAGGGCTTCTTTCTCCATCCATAACAGCCCATTATCTGAAGCGGCCGTTGTTGGTTTTGAATATGGCTATAATGTTTTTGCTCCCGAAACGCTGGTACTTTGGGAAGCTCAGTATGGAGATTTCGCTAATGCTGCCCAGGTCCTGTTTGATCAGTTCTTGGCGGCCGGCAGGGCAAAATGGGGCCAGAAATCAGGTCTGGTCATGCTTTTGCCTCATGGATATGAAGGACAAGGTCCTGAACATTCTAGCGGCAGAGTGGAAAGGTTTTTAACTTTGGCTGCAGAAAATAACTGGACTGTCGCAAACCTTTCCTCTGCGGCACAATATTTCCATATCCTCAGAAGGCAAGCGAAGATTCTCAAGCAGGAATCGGTTCGCCCGCTAGTCTTAATGACACCAAAGAGTCTGCTGAGGAACCCGCTTGTAGCAGCAGATCCTTCGCAATTATCAGAAGGAAGCTTTGAACCTATTATCGAACAGCCAGGACTTGGTGCGAATCCGGAGCAAGTTGAAAGAATTGTATTATGTACTGGCAAGGTGAGCATCGATATTGCCGAACAGCTTAGTGGCGCTGAAAATGACTGGCTGCATATTTTGAGAATTGAAGAAATCTATCCTTTCCCACTGGAGGCTCTCAGAGAATTGTTCGGTCGTTATCCAAACTTGAAAGAAATTGTTTGGGTACAGGAAGAACCGAAAAACATGGGTGCCTGGACATTTGTTGAACCTAGAATTAATGAAGCAGCTCCAAACGGACTTGAAGTAGCTTATATTGGCCGCAGAAGGCGTTCAAGCCCTGCTGAAGGAGATCCGAATACCCATAAGTTAGAACAGGCAAGGATTATTCGGGATGCACTGACAAAGACAAATAGAGGAGGAAACGATCATGGCAGAAATTAA
- the trpA gene encoding tryptophan synthase subunit alpha produces MDRIEKALTEKSKKAFVPYIMAGDGGLESLKEKLLFLQECGADAIEIGIPFSDPVADGPTIQKAGIRALARGITVKKVLQNLESYKNEVSIPVILMTYLNPLVAYGIDAFSHDAANAGVSGCIIPDLPIEEEELVLGSFEQAGLSLIRLVTLTTPKERIKEIAERATGFIYAVTVTGITGTRNKFSEDLAEFLNSVKSASSVPVLAGFGVSTEAQVEEVCKHCDGVIVGSKIIDLFEQNKLEEIKNLIKSAEKVNV; encoded by the coding sequence ATGGATAGAATCGAGAAAGCCTTGACTGAAAAAAGTAAAAAAGCATTTGTACCATATATAATGGCTGGAGATGGGGGATTAGAGAGCCTGAAAGAGAAGCTGCTCTTCCTGCAGGAGTGCGGAGCAGATGCGATTGAAATCGGTATTCCATTTTCAGATCCTGTTGCCGATGGACCAACAATTCAAAAAGCCGGAATACGGGCGCTTGCCCGGGGAATTACAGTTAAAAAGGTGCTTCAGAATTTAGAATCCTATAAGAATGAAGTATCAATTCCTGTGATATTAATGACTTATTTGAACCCGCTGGTCGCATATGGTATTGATGCGTTCTCCCATGACGCAGCCAATGCCGGGGTGTCCGGATGTATTATCCCAGATCTTCCAATTGAGGAAGAAGAATTGGTCCTTGGCTCATTTGAACAGGCAGGATTATCATTAATCAGACTCGTCACTCTTACCACGCCAAAGGAAAGGATAAAAGAGATTGCAGAGAGGGCAACAGGTTTCATCTATGCAGTTACAGTGACAGGAATTACCGGGACAAGAAATAAGTTCAGTGAAGATCTTGCTGAATTTTTGAACTCTGTAAAAAGTGCAAGCTCGGTCCCAGTTCTAGCTGGTTTTGGTGTTTCAACCGAAGCTCAAGTCGAGGAAGTTTGCAAACACTGTGATGGTGTGATTGTCGGCAGTAAGATAATTGATTTATTCGAACAGAATAAGTTAGAAGAAATCAAGAATCTCATCAAATCCGCCGAAAAAGTAAATGTTTAA
- the odhB gene encoding 2-oxoglutarate dehydrogenase complex dihydrolipoyllysine-residue succinyltransferase — translation MAEIKVPELAESITEATIAQWLKKKGDQVQKGEYIVELETDKVNVEIISDYDGTLTELLAEEGDTVKVGEAIAVVGEQAGGDNGQQVSTGNEQGREIESPDEPVPGNSTSSGDQPAAENHEPSDEDSQGRVIASPAARKLAREKGISLNQVISKDPLGRVRKQDVESYTPAKQKAEPEKPLNNRSEKAPSTQGNADDGRFERIKMSRRRQTIANRLVEVQQTAAMLTTFNEVDMTAVMELRKKWKDRFFEENDVRLGFMSFFTKAVVAALKKTPYLNAEIQGDEIVLKKFYDIGVAVAADDGLVVPVIRDADRKNFAEIERDINDLAEKARTNKLSLKDLQGGSFTITNGGVFGSLLSTPIINGPQVGILGMHTIQLRPVAIDKERMENRPMMYIALSYDHRIVDGKEAVTFLKHIKQLMEDPESLLLQG, via the coding sequence ATGGCAGAAATTAAAGTTCCCGAACTGGCAGAATCAATAACTGAAGCAACAATCGCCCAATGGCTGAAAAAAAAGGGTGATCAAGTTCAAAAAGGTGAGTATATCGTTGAACTGGAAACAGATAAGGTCAATGTAGAGATTATTTCCGATTATGATGGAACCTTGACAGAACTTCTTGCCGAAGAAGGTGACACTGTAAAGGTTGGGGAAGCCATCGCGGTTGTTGGTGAACAGGCTGGCGGAGATAATGGTCAACAAGTCAGTACTGGCAATGAACAAGGCAGGGAAATTGAATCACCTGATGAACCTGTACCAGGAAACAGCACATCTTCTGGTGACCAACCTGCTGCTGAAAATCATGAGCCTTCTGATGAAGACAGTCAGGGTCGTGTCATCGCATCTCCGGCCGCAAGAAAATTGGCCAGGGAAAAGGGTATCAGTTTGAACCAGGTCATTTCGAAGGATCCTCTGGGAAGAGTCAGGAAGCAGGATGTTGAATCCTACACTCCTGCTAAGCAAAAGGCTGAACCGGAAAAGCCGCTCAACAACAGGTCTGAAAAAGCACCGTCCACACAGGGAAATGCGGACGATGGCCGATTTGAGCGCATTAAAATGTCAAGAAGAAGACAGACAATCGCTAACCGGCTGGTTGAGGTCCAACAGACAGCAGCCATGCTGACAACCTTTAACGAAGTCGATATGACAGCTGTCATGGAATTAAGAAAGAAATGGAAGGACCGATTCTTCGAGGAAAATGATGTACGCCTTGGCTTCATGTCTTTCTTTACAAAAGCTGTTGTAGCTGCCTTGAAGAAGACTCCATATTTGAACGCAGAAATCCAGGGAGACGAAATTGTCCTGAAGAAATTTTACGATATCGGAGTCGCCGTTGCCGCTGACGACGGACTGGTTGTACCAGTAATCAGGGATGCCGACAGGAAAAACTTCGCCGAGATTGAGCGTGACATCAATGATCTCGCTGAAAAAGCGAGAACTAATAAGCTATCATTGAAGGACCTTCAAGGTGGCAGTTTCACCATCACAAATGGCGGCGTATTCGGCTCATTACTATCCACACCGATCATTAATGGCCCACAGGTAGGTATCCTGGGAATGCACACCATCCAGCTACGCCCGGTAGCCATCGATAAAGAACGAATGGAAAACAGGCCGATGATGTACATCGCCCTATCCTACGACCACAGGATTGTTGACGGAAAAGAAGCAGTTACCTTCTTGAAGCACATCAAACAGCTTATGGAAGATCCAGAATCATTGCTATTACAGGGTTAA